Proteins found in one Amycolatopsis aidingensis genomic segment:
- the ctaJ gene encoding aa3-type cytochrome oxidase subunit CtaJ, whose product MNIVETILVFALIPLAIYGACALATMRSRFAGKPRYRPGQPWEYPPLWWSANPEGVGDVRVHTVSAEGEPVEPAERPARSTVRGGARGNW is encoded by the coding sequence GTGAACATCGTCGAGACGATCTTGGTCTTCGCGCTGATCCCGCTGGCCATCTACGGCGCGTGTGCCCTGGCCACGATGCGGTCGAGGTTCGCGGGCAAGCCGCGGTACCGGCCGGGACAACCGTGGGAGTACCCGCCGTTGTGGTGGAGCGCCAACCCGGAGGGCGTCGGGGACGTGCGGGTCCACACCGTCTCCGCAGAGGGTGAGCCCGTCGAGCCCGCCGAGCGGCCCGCCCGGTCGACGGTACGAGGAGGTGCCCGTGGGAACTGGTGA
- a CDS encoding DUF5130 family protein, which produces MGTGELVREDHASLPEGVEIDNGAAVTASGRVSVAKMYEPAAPAGPFNMVQLARLDEALTLSTRETGLDFSVYIGELGADSRARAEQLHASIGEQATRAVLIAVSPGERVVEVCTGEEAFHRLPDRGAKLAVMSMVASFKEGDLVGGLVSGLRMLTDQAGPAPS; this is translated from the coding sequence GTGGGAACTGGTGAACTGGTCCGGGAGGACCACGCCTCGCTGCCGGAAGGTGTCGAGATCGACAACGGCGCCGCGGTGACCGCGAGCGGCCGGGTCTCGGTCGCCAAGATGTACGAGCCCGCGGCACCGGCCGGTCCGTTCAACATGGTCCAGTTGGCCCGGCTGGACGAGGCGCTGACGCTTTCCACCCGCGAGACGGGGTTGGACTTCAGTGTCTACATCGGTGAGCTCGGTGCGGACAGCAGGGCGCGTGCGGAGCAGTTGCACGCCTCCATCGGCGAGCAGGCCACACGCGCCGTGCTGATCGCCGTGTCCCCTGGCGAGCGGGTGGTCGAGGTGTGCACCGGGGAGGAGGCCTTCCACCGCCTGCCCGACCGTGGCGCCAAGCTCGCCGTGATGAGCATGGTCGCCTCCTTCAAGGAAGGTGACCTGGTCGGTGGCCTGGTCAGCGGCCTGCGCATGCTGACAGACCAGGCAGGCCCCGCCCCCAGCTGA